A single genomic interval of Metasolibacillus fluoroglycofenilyticus harbors:
- the acpP gene encoding acyl carrier protein — MSTVLERVTKVVVDRLGVEESEVKLEASFRDDLGADSLDVVELVMELEDEFDMEISDEDAEKIATVGDAISYIESKVN, encoded by the coding sequence GTGTCTACAGTTTTAGAGCGTGTAACAAAAGTAGTAGTTGATCGTCTAGGCGTTGAAGAGAGCGAAGTAAAATTAGAAGCTTCTTTCCGCGACGATTTAGGCGCAGATTCATTAGATGTAGTTGAGCTTGTAATGGAATTAGAAGATGAGTTCGACATGGAAATTTCTGATGAAGATGCTGAAAAAATCGCAACAGTTGGTGATGCGATCAGCTATATTGAGAGCAAAGTTAACTAA
- the plsX gene encoding phosphate acyltransferase PlsX, with translation MKLAIDGMGGDNAPQSIIDGVFLALEDFPTIEIQLYGQKEKMAPYLKEHPRLKVIHCSEVVEGDDDPARAVRRKKDSSMAKILDAVVTNEADACLSAGNTGALMAGGLYKVGRIEGVARPALATTLPTVDGNGFLMLDLGANAEAKPEHLQQYAIMGDIYVKKVRSQKAPRVGLLNIGTEDNKGNDLTKAAFTLLKETELNFEGNVEARELLNGVADVVVTDGFTGNMVLKSLEGTAGTIFSMLKEALMATTKSKFAAMLVKNDLKSLKDKMDYTEYGGAALFGLQAPVIKAHGSSNAKAIYSAIRQAHMMVEHDVCATIKDAIAKQQQVKEND, from the coding sequence ATGAAATTAGCAATAGATGGTATGGGTGGCGACAATGCTCCACAGTCAATTATTGATGGGGTATTTCTTGCATTAGAGGACTTCCCAACAATTGAAATTCAATTATATGGTCAAAAAGAAAAGATGGCACCCTATTTAAAAGAGCACCCACGTCTTAAAGTAATTCATTGCTCAGAAGTAGTGGAGGGAGATGACGACCCAGCGCGTGCTGTTCGTCGTAAAAAAGATTCCTCTATGGCGAAAATTCTTGATGCTGTTGTAACGAACGAGGCAGATGCTTGTCTATCAGCAGGAAATACAGGTGCATTAATGGCTGGTGGCTTATATAAGGTGGGACGCATAGAGGGAGTTGCTCGTCCCGCTTTAGCGACAACATTGCCAACAGTTGATGGCAATGGTTTTTTAATGCTAGATTTAGGAGCCAATGCAGAGGCCAAGCCTGAGCACTTGCAGCAATACGCGATTATGGGCGATATTTATGTCAAAAAAGTACGCTCACAAAAAGCACCGCGTGTTGGCTTATTGAATATAGGAACAGAAGATAATAAAGGAAATGATTTAACAAAGGCGGCTTTCACTCTATTAAAAGAAACAGAGTTAAACTTTGAAGGCAATGTGGAGGCGCGTGAGTTATTGAATGGTGTAGCTGATGTTGTCGTAACGGACGGCTTTACTGGTAATATGGTTTTGAAATCATTGGAAGGAACAGCAGGCACAATCTTTTCAATGCTCAAGGAAGCGCTTATGGCGACAACGAAATCCAAATTTGCAGCAATGCTCGTGAAAAATGATTTAAAGTCACTAAAGGATAAAATGGATTATACAGAATATGGTGGTGCCGCGCTTTTTGGTTTACAGGCACCTGTCATAAAGGCACATGGCTCATCAAATGCGAAAGCGATTTATAGCGCAATTCGACAAGCCCATATGATGGTGGAACATGATGTTTGTGCAACAATTAAGGACGCAATTGCAAAACAGCAACAAGTAAAGGAGAACGACTAA
- the fabG gene encoding 3-oxoacyl-[acyl-carrier-protein] reductase — protein sequence MTLQNKTAVVTGASRGIGQAIALELAKQGAKVVVNYSGSEARALQVVEQIQAAGGEAIAVQANVADAESVTQLMNKTLETFGSIDILVNNAGITRDNLLMRMKEDEWDDVMNTNLKGVFLCTKAVTRQMMKQRSGRIINISSIVGVAGNAGQANYVAAKAGVIGLTKTTAKELASRNILVNAIAPGFITTEMTDELPEELKAAMLAQIPLAKLGQPEDIAKAVVFFASDAASYITGQTLHIDGGMVM from the coding sequence ATGACATTACAAAATAAAACGGCTGTTGTGACAGGCGCGTCACGTGGTATCGGTCAAGCAATTGCGCTAGAGCTAGCAAAGCAAGGTGCAAAGGTAGTTGTCAATTATAGTGGTAGTGAAGCGCGTGCACTACAAGTAGTAGAGCAAATTCAAGCAGCTGGCGGCGAGGCGATTGCAGTACAGGCAAATGTAGCGGATGCAGAATCAGTCACTCAATTAATGAATAAAACATTGGAAACATTCGGCTCAATTGATATATTAGTAAATAACGCAGGAATTACGCGTGACAATTTGCTAATGCGTATGAAAGAAGACGAATGGGATGATGTGATGAACACGAATTTAAAAGGCGTCTTTTTATGTACGAAAGCTGTAACACGTCAAATGATGAAACAGCGTAGTGGACGCATTATTAATATTTCATCTATCGTAGGCGTAGCTGGCAACGCAGGACAAGCAAATTATGTTGCAGCAAAAGCAGGTGTTATAGGCTTAACGAAAACGACGGCGAAGGAGTTAGCAAGCCGTAATATTTTAGTGAATGCCATTGCACCGGGCTTTATCACGACGGAAATGACAGATGAGCTGCCAGAAGAATTAAAAGCAGCGATGCTTGCACAAATTCCTTTAGCGAAGCTTGGGCAGCCAGAGGACATTGCAAAGGCTGTTGTATTTTTCGCTTCAGATGCGGCGAGTTATATTACAGGACAAACATTGCATATTGATGGTGGCATGGTAATGTAG
- the fapR gene encoding transcription factor FapR, with product MKRTKKERQQLLVETIADNPFVTDDQLAAKFSVSVQTIRLDRMELAIPELRERIKDVAAKNYENEVKSLPLDEVIGEIIDIELDKRALSIFDVKEEHVFQRNGIARGHHLFAQANSLAVAVINDELALTVKSNVAFVKPVKAGDRVVTKATVRAEDKVKNRTYVDVQSTVENEIVFLGEFEMYRTKGVGETT from the coding sequence ATGAAAAGAACGAAAAAGGAACGCCAACAATTATTAGTCGAAACAATTGCAGATAACCCATTCGTCACAGATGATCAGTTAGCTGCTAAGTTTAGTGTTAGTGTACAAACGATTCGTTTAGATCGCATGGAGTTGGCAATTCCAGAGCTGCGAGAGCGCATAAAAGATGTAGCAGCTAAAAACTATGAAAATGAAGTGAAATCTTTACCATTAGACGAAGTCATTGGGGAAATTATAGATATAGAATTAGATAAACGCGCACTTTCCATTTTCGATGTGAAGGAGGAGCACGTTTTTCAGCGCAACGGCATCGCACGAGGACATCATTTGTTTGCACAGGCAAATTCATTAGCAGTAGCTGTTATTAATGATGAATTGGCACTTACTGTTAAATCGAATGTTGCGTTTGTTAAACCTGTAAAAGCGGGTGACCGTGTTGTGACGAAGGCAACCGTACGTGCTGAGGATAAGGTGAAAAATCGTACATATGTCGATGTGCAGTCGACAGTAGAAAATGAAATTGTATTTCTAGGTGAGTTTGAAATGTACCGTACGAAAGGTGTAGGTGAAACAACATGA
- the fabD gene encoding ACP S-malonyltransferase: protein MTKIAFIFPGQGSQQVGMGAEFVETTAASKALYERADEVLGFSLTNLMLNGPQEELTLTYHAQPALLTTGVMIANKIMEAGIRPDYTAGHSLGEYSAFVAAGVMTFDEAVATVHKRGLYMDEAVPAGQGAMAAILGLEASALKTVCEAVSAAGDAVQLANLNCPGQIVISGTKAGVEKACAAAKEAGAKRAIPLVVSGPFHSSLMQPAADKLAQTVEQLTIQQPAIPVVSNVTSALLTEEAAIRREMVEQVVSPVLWEQNVRTLLEQGVTVFVECGPGKVLSGLVKKIDRAAEVHCVYDEQSLQALLDAAKGWA, encoded by the coding sequence ATGACAAAAATCGCTTTTATTTTTCCTGGGCAAGGCTCGCAGCAAGTAGGGATGGGGGCAGAATTTGTTGAAACGACAGCAGCGAGTAAGGCGCTTTATGAGCGTGCGGATGAGGTGCTTGGTTTTTCTTTGACAAATTTAATGTTAAATGGCCCGCAGGAGGAGCTAACATTAACATATCATGCACAGCCTGCATTATTGACAACAGGTGTGATGATTGCTAATAAAATTATGGAAGCTGGCATTCGCCCAGACTATACAGCCGGGCACTCATTAGGAGAATATAGCGCATTTGTTGCTGCGGGAGTAATGACATTTGATGAGGCAGTGGCGACAGTACATAAGCGCGGCCTTTATATGGATGAAGCAGTGCCAGCAGGACAAGGTGCAATGGCGGCGATTCTTGGTTTGGAGGCGTCGGCTTTAAAAACGGTATGTGAGGCTGTATCGGCAGCGGGCGATGCCGTACAATTAGCAAATTTAAACTGTCCTGGGCAAATTGTTATTTCGGGTACAAAAGCAGGTGTTGAAAAAGCCTGTGCTGCGGCAAAGGAGGCTGGGGCAAAGCGTGCAATCCCTCTTGTAGTGAGCGGACCATTCCATTCAAGCTTAATGCAGCCAGCAGCGGATAAGCTAGCACAAACAGTTGAGCAGCTTACGATTCAACAGCCAGCAATTCCTGTAGTTAGCAATGTAACATCGGCACTTTTAACGGAGGAGGCAGCAATTCGCCGCGAAATGGTTGAGCAAGTTGTGAGCCCAGTTCTATGGGAGCAAAATGTGCGTACACTATTAGAGCAAGGCGTTACTGTTTTTGTAGAATGCGGACCCGGCAAAGTGTTATCAGGCTTAGTCAAGAAAATTGACCGCGCAGCAGAGGTACATTGTGTATATGATGAACAATCATTACAAGCATTATTAGATGCGGCAAAGGGGTGGGCATAA
- the smc gene encoding chromosome segregation protein SMC, which produces MFLKRLEVIGFKSFAERIGVDFVPGVTAVVGPNGSGKSNVTDAIRWVLGEQSAKSLRGAKMEDVIFSGSDSRKPLNFAEVTLVLDNQDERIAVPYTEISVTRRVYRSGESEYLLNNQQCRLKDITDLFMDSGLGKEAFSIISQGRVDEILNSRPEDRRLIFEEAAGVLKYKLRKKKAEFKLVETDENLHRVLDILHELNSRLEPLQMQASAAKDYLRMTAELKDADIALIAHDLTECYRSLQVADIEYTKLAQTEQQHAGEMAEKNKQLRDIRTQLKLIDEALDQSQEQLIEASTEVERWEGRKALVNEKRQNAEKHLQQLQLSLVQTNEEEQQLIQQESANKEQFNLKQKQVQQLKQAIKQLEQSLTKSVAEIEADIEQAKNHYIDLLNEEATTKNELKHLEQQLTQHQETALRMTGRSEEAEKELQQVQALKQNEIEQLTQLDAKYNGQMTQLEALEMEISSATNQLDEKQALLYKAYQHHQQLKARKETLAELEADFSGFFQGVKEILLARERGQLTGIVGAVAELLQIEGQYTAAIETALGAASQHIVTENEQHAQQAISWLKQRRAGRATFLPKTVMRSRKIYAEQLPQVAEHPAFISFADELVQYNISNQIIIQNLLGNVIVAKHLQGASQIARLCNYKYRVVTLEGDIVNAGGSLTGGAMKQQSSVFSRKLELDTLVEKLSELEKNIATAERTVAKLKAQVTTLAEQADAIKLTQNSLQSALQQHKTKIVELEVQEKNLQQTVALSSSEHSSAATRKEQLAQQQRQAQERLQQITIELAKINEQVEQLTEAKVYSDTQKDALREQSAEKRSELAVAVEQLTQLQATAADIALKRSKIQQQFENISQEIKWLQSEEGAGPTIEEIEQAVIDWTVKKQDLTNVIQTEREARTAYQQQSTNLEQSLQELSRIHKGFVDALRTLELKRNRTQYELETLEQQLEEQYELSYEEAQEAAIAIDDIEQMRRTVRLLKLSIEELGPVNIAAIEEYERVQERHSFLTEQRNDLVEAQETLQEAIKEMDEEMKMRFASTFTAIRAQFKIVFRELFGGGQADLILFDENNILETGIDIVAQPPGKKLQTLSLLSGGERALTAIALLFAILKTRPVPFCILDEVEAALDESNVMRYSQYLKKFSEQTQFIVITHRKGTMEGADVLYGITMQESGVSKLVSVKLEEVELVEQRSGT; this is translated from the coding sequence GTGTTTCTGAAGCGACTTGAAGTAATTGGTTTTAAATCTTTTGCTGAGCGTATAGGCGTTGATTTTGTACCAGGTGTAACGGCTGTCGTTGGTCCAAATGGAAGCGGCAAAAGTAATGTGACAGATGCTATTCGCTGGGTGCTAGGTGAGCAATCTGCAAAGTCGCTGCGCGGCGCAAAAATGGAGGATGTCATTTTCTCGGGAAGTGATTCAAGAAAACCATTGAATTTTGCGGAAGTAACATTAGTTTTGGACAATCAAGACGAGCGAATTGCTGTACCGTATACAGAAATAAGTGTAACGAGACGTGTGTATCGTTCAGGTGAGAGTGAATATTTGCTTAATAACCAGCAATGTCGCCTGAAGGATATTACGGACTTGTTTATGGACTCTGGGCTAGGAAAAGAAGCATTTTCTATTATTTCGCAAGGACGAGTAGACGAAATTTTAAATAGTCGACCAGAGGACCGTCGCCTCATTTTCGAAGAAGCGGCAGGTGTATTAAAGTACAAGCTACGCAAAAAAAAGGCAGAATTTAAACTCGTTGAAACAGATGAAAACTTACACAGAGTATTAGATATTTTACATGAGCTAAATAGTCGCTTAGAGCCGTTGCAAATGCAAGCCTCGGCTGCTAAGGATTATTTGCGCATGACCGCAGAATTAAAGGATGCAGATATCGCGCTGATTGCTCATGATTTAACGGAATGCTACCGTTCATTGCAGGTAGCAGATATTGAATATACAAAATTAGCACAAACCGAGCAGCAGCATGCAGGTGAAATGGCAGAAAAAAATAAGCAATTGCGAGATATACGCACGCAATTAAAGCTAATTGATGAGGCGCTTGACCAGTCGCAGGAGCAATTGATTGAGGCAAGTACGGAAGTAGAACGCTGGGAAGGGCGTAAGGCACTTGTCAACGAAAAACGCCAAAATGCGGAGAAGCACTTACAGCAATTGCAATTATCTTTGGTACAGACTAATGAGGAAGAGCAACAGCTCATACAGCAGGAATCAGCTAATAAAGAGCAATTCAATTTAAAGCAAAAGCAGGTTCAACAGCTCAAACAAGCCATTAAACAGCTAGAGCAATCATTAACGAAATCTGTAGCAGAAATAGAGGCGGATATTGAGCAGGCGAAAAATCATTATATTGATTTGTTAAATGAAGAGGCAACGACTAAAAATGAATTAAAGCATCTTGAGCAGCAATTAACACAGCATCAAGAAACGGCCTTACGCATGACAGGGCGTTCAGAGGAAGCTGAAAAAGAGCTTCAGCAAGTGCAGGCATTGAAGCAGAACGAAATTGAGCAATTAACACAATTAGATGCTAAATATAATGGGCAAATGACACAGCTCGAAGCGCTAGAAATGGAAATCAGCTCAGCGACGAATCAGCTTGATGAGAAGCAAGCATTGCTTTACAAAGCGTACCAGCACCATCAGCAATTAAAGGCACGCAAGGAAACGTTAGCGGAGCTAGAAGCTGATTTCTCGGGCTTCTTCCAGGGAGTTAAAGAAATTTTATTGGCACGTGAGCGTGGGCAGCTAACTGGCATTGTCGGTGCAGTTGCTGAATTACTTCAAATTGAAGGGCAATACACTGCCGCAATTGAAACGGCATTAGGGGCAGCATCTCAGCATATCGTGACAGAAAACGAGCAGCACGCACAGCAAGCGATTAGCTGGCTCAAGCAGCGCAGAGCTGGGCGAGCAACGTTTTTACCAAAAACTGTTATGAGGTCACGTAAAATTTATGCCGAGCAATTGCCACAAGTGGCGGAGCACCCAGCATTTATTTCCTTTGCAGATGAATTAGTGCAATATAACATTTCGAACCAAATAATTATCCAAAACTTACTAGGTAACGTTATTGTAGCAAAGCATTTACAAGGTGCTAGTCAAATTGCGCGACTATGCAATTATAAATACCGAGTAGTTACTTTAGAGGGCGACATCGTCAATGCAGGTGGCTCGTTAACAGGTGGAGCAATGAAGCAGCAATCATCTGTATTTTCTCGTAAGTTAGAACTCGATACACTTGTCGAAAAGCTTTCAGAGCTTGAAAAAAATATTGCAACAGCAGAGCGAACGGTTGCTAAATTGAAAGCGCAAGTGACGACATTAGCTGAGCAGGCAGATGCTATTAAGCTAACTCAAAACAGCTTGCAAAGTGCTTTGCAGCAACATAAAACAAAAATTGTAGAGCTCGAAGTACAAGAGAAAAATTTACAACAAACAGTTGCCTTGTCTTCCTCGGAGCACAGTTCAGCAGCAACACGTAAAGAGCAGCTAGCTCAACAACAGCGTCAAGCACAGGAGCGCTTGCAGCAAATTACAATAGAACTTGCAAAGATTAATGAGCAGGTAGAGCAGTTGACAGAGGCGAAGGTTTATAGTGATACACAAAAGGACGCTTTGCGGGAGCAATCAGCAGAAAAACGTTCAGAGCTAGCAGTAGCTGTCGAACAGCTAACCCAATTGCAAGCAACAGCAGCTGACATTGCGTTAAAGCGTTCGAAAATACAGCAACAATTCGAAAATATTTCCCAAGAAATAAAATGGCTACAATCCGAAGAGGGAGCTGGCCCAACAATAGAGGAAATTGAACAGGCAGTCATTGATTGGACTGTGAAGAAACAAGACTTAACAAATGTTATTCAAACAGAGCGTGAGGCAAGGACTGCTTATCAACAGCAATCGACAAACCTTGAGCAAAGCTTACAAGAACTATCAAGAATTCATAAAGGCTTTGTTGATGCGTTGCGCACATTGGAATTAAAACGCAACCGTACACAATACGAGTTAGAAACACTAGAACAGCAATTAGAGGAGCAATACGAGTTAAGCTATGAAGAGGCACAAGAGGCTGCGATAGCAATTGATGATATTGAGCAGATGCGTCGAACAGTGCGTTTATTAAAGCTGTCAATCGAGGAGCTCGGACCGGTGAATATAGCGGCTATTGAGGAGTATGAGCGAGTGCAGGAGCGCCATTCATTTTTAACAGAGCAACGCAATGACTTAGTGGAAGCACAAGAAACATTGCAGGAAGCGATTAAGGAAATGGATGAAGAAATGAAGATGCGCTTCGCGAGCACATTTACAGCGATTCGTGCGCAATTTAAAATTGTTTTCCGCGAATTATTCGGTGGCGGGCAAGCAGACTTAATATTATTTGATGAAAATAATATACTTGAAACAGGTATTGATATTGTTGCACAGCCACCAGGGAAAAAATTGCAAACTTTAAGCCTTTTATCTGGGGGAGAACGTGCACTCACAGCAATTGCTCTACTATTCGCCATTTTAAAAACGCGCCCTGTGCCGTTTTGTATTTTAGATGAAGTGGAGGCAGCTCTTGATGAATCGAACGTGATGCGCTATAGTCAATATTTAAAAAAATTTAGCGAGCAAACGCAATTTATCGTGATTACCCACCGAAAAGGCACAATGGAAGGTGCAGACGTATTGTACGGTATTACGATGCAGGAATCGGGTGTTTCGAAACTTGTATCGGTGAAGCTAGAAGAGGTTGAATTAGTAGAACAAAGGAGCGGGACATAA
- the recG gene encoding ATP-dependent DNA helicase RecG: MTSFNDPVSTLKGIGKETAEHLQSLHIETVGDLIWTFPYRHEDFRLKDLAETPHNERVTIEATVESMPSVMFLGKNKQRLTVAVRAGRHLVKAVFFNQGYLRQRLLPGTIVTVTGKWDRGRQVIVGSSVTFGPKTEQIDFEPVYSLRGLIQQKRFRKYMRQALDLATDIEDSLPQSLRSQYQLLDVHEALEGVHFPKDAAHAKQARRRFVYEELLEFQLGIQALRKSRKEAERGLEINYDIEKLRAFIQTLPYELTSAQKRVVNEICKDLKLAQRMNRLLQGDVGSGKTVVAAIGLYAAVTAGYQGALMAPTEILAEQHAQSLQEWFKPVGVRVAILSGSTKTKERRILLEQLAAGEVDILIGTHALIQPDVTFHKLGFVITDEQHRFGVEQRRILRDKGEHPDVLFMTATPIPRTLAITVFGEMDVSIIDELPAGRKEIETHWLKEEQLGSVLKKMQTELENGRQAYVICPLIEESDKLDVQNAVDAYNQLTAYFAGRFTVGLMHGRLTSTEKDEIMRAFSNGEIDVLVSTTVVEVGVNVPNASFMTIYDAERFGLAQLHQLRGRVGRGEHQSYCVLIADPKSDEGQERMRSMTETNDGFKLAEKDLELRGPGDFFGKKQSGLPEFKMADLAHDYRALDVARQDAERLVHSEAFWTEGEYKPLRNRLEARGVLYGERID, translated from the coding sequence ATGACAAGCTTTAACGACCCTGTATCAACACTGAAAGGCATTGGCAAGGAAACAGCGGAACATTTGCAGTCACTGCATATTGAAACGGTCGGCGATTTAATTTGGACCTTCCCGTATCGACACGAGGATTTTCGGCTGAAGGATTTGGCAGAAACGCCGCATAATGAGCGCGTAACGATTGAGGCAACGGTCGAATCGATGCCCTCTGTCATGTTTCTAGGGAAAAATAAGCAGCGCTTAACTGTTGCAGTACGCGCAGGACGACATTTAGTAAAGGCGGTATTTTTTAATCAAGGTTATTTGCGTCAAAGATTGCTACCGGGAACTATTGTCACTGTAACAGGCAAATGGGATCGAGGGCGCCAAGTTATTGTCGGCTCCTCTGTAACATTTGGACCGAAAACGGAGCAGATTGATTTTGAGCCTGTGTATAGCTTACGTGGCTTAATCCAACAAAAGCGCTTTCGTAAATATATGCGACAGGCGCTTGATTTAGCGACAGATATTGAAGATAGTTTACCTCAAAGTTTGCGTTCACAATATCAGCTACTTGACGTTCATGAAGCTTTGGAGGGCGTGCATTTTCCAAAGGATGCAGCGCATGCGAAGCAAGCTCGGCGCCGCTTTGTTTATGAGGAGCTATTGGAGTTTCAGTTAGGTATTCAAGCATTACGTAAAAGTAGAAAAGAGGCGGAGCGAGGGCTTGAAATTAATTACGACATTGAAAAGCTTCGCGCTTTTATTCAAACATTGCCGTATGAGCTTACTTCTGCACAAAAGCGTGTAGTAAATGAGATATGCAAAGACTTAAAGTTAGCGCAGCGCATGAATCGCCTCTTGCAAGGAGATGTAGGCTCTGGAAAAACAGTGGTAGCAGCAATTGGTTTATATGCAGCGGTGACAGCAGGTTATCAAGGAGCATTAATGGCGCCAACAGAAATTTTAGCTGAACAGCATGCACAGTCACTACAAGAGTGGTTTAAACCAGTTGGTGTGCGCGTTGCGATTTTGTCAGGTTCAACAAAAACGAAGGAGCGTCGCATTTTACTAGAGCAATTAGCGGCAGGAGAAGTAGATATTTTAATTGGAACGCACGCTTTAATACAGCCTGATGTAACTTTTCATAAATTAGGTTTTGTCATTACGGATGAGCAACATCGCTTCGGTGTGGAGCAACGTCGTATATTGCGTGATAAAGGGGAACATCCTGATGTGCTATTTATGACGGCGACGCCAATTCCACGTACTTTAGCGATTACAGTGTTTGGTGAGATGGACGTATCGATTATTGATGAATTGCCAGCAGGGCGTAAGGAGATTGAAACGCATTGGCTTAAGGAGGAGCAGCTCGGCTCAGTGTTAAAAAAAATGCAAACGGAGCTTGAGAATGGACGGCAGGCTTATGTTATTTGCCCGTTAATTGAGGAGTCAGATAAGTTAGACGTTCAAAACGCAGTAGATGCCTATAATCAGCTGACTGCCTATTTTGCAGGGCGTTTTACTGTTGGTTTAATGCATGGACGACTTACCTCTACTGAAAAGGATGAAATCATGCGGGCATTTAGCAATGGTGAGATAGATGTACTTGTTTCGACAACGGTTGTTGAAGTCGGTGTCAATGTGCCAAATGCTAGCTTTATGACAATCTACGATGCAGAGCGCTTCGGGTTAGCTCAGTTACACCAGCTGCGTGGGCGTGTTGGACGTGGAGAGCATCAATCTTATTGTGTGTTAATCGCTGACCCGAAATCGGATGAGGGGCAGGAGCGCATGCGTTCTATGACAGAAACGAATGATGGCTTTAAATTGGCTGAAAAGGATTTAGAATTGAGAGGGCCTGGGGATTTCTTTGGCAAAAAGCAGAGTGGCTTACCTGAGTTTAAAATGGCAGATTTAGCGCATGATTATCGAGCGCTCGATGTAGCGAGACAGGATGCCGAGCGCCTAGTGCATAGCGAGGCATTTTGGACGGAAGGGGAATATAAGCCGCTGCGTAACAGATTGGAAGCGCGCGGTGTGTTATATGGTGAGCGGATTGATTAG
- the rnc gene encoding ribonuclease III produces the protein MTIRKKGSQHKAGIFSEKVKNQFQALQQQLSISFHNTALLYQAFTHSSYVNEHRRKLYTDNERLEFLGDAVLELSVSKYLFEKYPQMSEGELTKLRASIVCEPSLVVFANELQFGQFVLLGKGEELTGGRERPALLADVFESFVGALYLDQGLDNVVAFLERVVFPKIEVGAFSHVMDFKSQLQEMVQQTNNGPLHYEIVDEKGPAHNRTFISRVLLNDQELGIGRGKSKKEAEQQAAQSAMNAFKQLEQEDA, from the coding sequence ATGACGATTAGAAAAAAAGGAAGCCAGCACAAGGCAGGCATATTTTCAGAAAAAGTAAAAAATCAATTTCAGGCTTTACAGCAGCAGTTAAGTATTTCATTTCACAACACAGCATTATTGTACCAAGCATTTACCCATTCATCCTATGTGAATGAACATCGACGCAAGCTATACACAGACAACGAACGCTTAGAATTTTTAGGAGATGCCGTATTAGAGCTTTCCGTATCTAAATATTTATTCGAAAAATACCCTCAAATGAGTGAGGGAGAACTAACAAAGCTTCGTGCCTCAATAGTATGTGAGCCGTCACTGGTTGTTTTCGCGAATGAACTGCAATTTGGTCAGTTTGTTTTATTAGGTAAAGGTGAGGAGCTAACAGGAGGGCGGGAGCGTCCAGCATTATTAGCAGACGTTTTTGAGTCATTCGTTGGCGCTCTTTATTTAGACCAAGGCTTAGACAATGTTGTCGCATTTTTAGAGCGTGTCGTATTTCCTAAAATAGAAGTCGGTGCTTTTTCGCATGTGATGGATTTTAAAAGTCAGCTTCAGGAAATGGTTCAGCAAACAAACAATGGACCACTCCACTATGAAATTGTTGATGAAAAGGGGCCAGCCCATAATCGTACTTTCATTTCTCGCGTGCTATTGAATGATCAGGAGCTTGGGATTGGACGCGGGAAATCGAAAAAAGAGGCGGAACAGCAAGCTGCGCAAAGTGCCATGAATGCATTTAAACAGCTAGAGCAGGAGGATGCATAA